The DNA window GCTGTTCCACAGGTTGCTCTTAAGGCTTTTGCTTTTCTCAGTGAAAACACCGCCGCGCAGGTATaatccatctcttctcctcgcCTTTCTCAGTTCGAATTGTTTCCGTTAAAGCTTCACTGGTGCTAGTCTTGAGAGTCTGATCGTTTCTCATTGTACAGTCTGTTGTTACTTCCATTGCGTCTGACCCAAAGGTGTGGGATGCTGTCATGGAAAACAAGGATCTCATGAAATTTCTTGAGACCAACAGTAAGAACTTCCTTTTGGTGTTTTAATGTCTTTTATATGACAAATCAATCTTGACagaaagtttttttgtttttgtttcccgTTTGCAGCTGCTTCAACTAAGGATGAAGCTGACAATGACGACAAATCTGAACTTTCTAGCGAGACTGAAAGTGAAGAAGACAGTGAAGAGAAGCCAATCCAGCTCATGGAGATTCTGCGAGACATGAAGCTGAAAGCTGTTCAAATGATGGAAAATGTATCTTCCTACTTTGGGGGTTTGTTCAGGACAGAGACTTTCACAGAGGGTGGACAGGAGAGGAAGAGGATGTTGCTCAACGACCCTACTACTCTCTTTGGATTAGCTGTTTGCGTTATTTTCATGGTAGTTCTGAAACGTGCTTAACAAGTTCCAGTTTCCTTTTAAACTTGCCGATATAGCTTATAACTACTGTGTTCTCTTTCTGCTACTTCATTAtcgtttagagtttttttttttaaactgttcTACTTATGTTTGGAATGATTTGGAACTTGCCTttgatattttcataaataaaagtaTGCTTTGGttgaattatatatgtaattgcaatttataagtttatattCCCATCATGTAAATCAAATGTGTACTAGAAAACTATCATGGTAGCTATGGCTGCATAAGACATTGGGGCCCGTTTGTTTCTCCATCTGGATGAGCCATTTGGACGAAAAtgaaagttttgtttgtttagacaCTAAAAGTGCAATTCATTCAGATGGATCATCCGGATGACTTTTGgaaatttaggcttaattttaaagttcatccagctgaaccaatttggatcatttgaatggagatggttcattcaaaatagtataatgtctattatgcCCTTAAtataattcacaaattacaaatctaaacataatatcattttgtcacacacgaaaactgacaaaaccacaaaaatgtgttttcccgcaaaaatctaaaaactaatttttcacgccaaaaccccaaaaacgcat is part of the Brassica napus cultivar Da-Ae unplaced genomic scaffold, Da-Ae ScsIHWf_3159;HRSCAF=3981, whole genome shotgun sequence genome and encodes:
- the LOC125603330 gene encoding uncharacterized protein LOC125603330, with amino-acid sequence MGGGRVMATAAKVAGIGVAKGGFRGGFGVPAAANDQFIVRNTSASKPVSASISSAVHPSVEEDAVVMRKPVWEDEWEFAEVETKTIPRVVFDKPPSLQEAKEATDDLKDALNMACMEGSNEVGSVSRMFSSFQPSENRAVESAVPQVALKAFAFLSENTAAQSVVTSIASDPKVWDAVMENKDLMKFLETNTASTKDEADNDDKSELSSETESEEDSEEKPIQLMEILRDMKLKAVQMMENVSSYFGGLFRTETFTEGGQERKRMLLNDPTTLFGLAVCVIFMVVLKRA